One Actinomycetota bacterium DNA window includes the following coding sequences:
- a CDS encoding phosphopentomutase has product MRGYSGGRAILLVLDGVGAGALPDAAEYGDSGSNTLANVANAVGGLDTPNLQKMGLGNILSIPGVPPTAEPIASWGRNREASAGKDTTTGHWEMMGLVIPRPFPTYPQGFPADVLEAFTRYTGLGWLGNYPASGTEIIQELGEEHEKTGFPIVYTSADSVFQIAAHEQVIDISRLYDVCSIAREKVCVGEHAVGRVIARPFIGPDSDGRYVRTHRRRDFAIPPFERTVLDTLAENGVVTYGIGKIGEIFAWQGVCESPHTTDNMDGFSRLVDRVASDDSGFVFANLVDFDMIWGHRNDAEGFARGLHDVDARMPELLDAMNMGDLLIITADHGCDPTTPSTDHSREHTPLIGYIKGLDRGVSLGVRSTFADIGATILDFYGIAEKRTWGASFLSEMRSA; this is encoded by the coding sequence GTGAGGGGCTACTCAGGGGGTCGTGCGATACTTCTCGTTCTCGATGGCGTAGGAGCTGGCGCTCTTCCGGACGCTGCGGAGTATGGCGACAGCGGTTCTAACACTCTTGCCAACGTTGCTAACGCTGTCGGAGGGCTCGATACCCCGAACCTGCAAAAGATGGGGCTAGGCAACATTTTGTCGATCCCGGGAGTTCCACCGACAGCCGAGCCGATCGCTTCCTGGGGCCGAAACAGAGAGGCGAGTGCCGGAAAAGACACGACCACCGGACACTGGGAGATGATGGGCTTAGTGATTCCTCGGCCATTTCCCACATACCCGCAAGGTTTTCCCGCCGATGTTCTCGAAGCGTTTACACGCTACACAGGCCTTGGCTGGCTTGGCAACTACCCCGCAAGTGGCACGGAGATCATCCAAGAACTCGGCGAGGAACACGAAAAGACAGGTTTTCCCATTGTGTACACAAGCGCCGATTCCGTGTTTCAGATCGCCGCACATGAGCAGGTCATCGATATTTCGCGTCTTTACGATGTGTGTTCCATAGCTCGCGAGAAGGTGTGTGTCGGCGAGCACGCTGTCGGACGCGTGATCGCGAGGCCTTTTATTGGACCCGATAGTGACGGGAGATACGTTCGCACTCACCGGCGTCGTGATTTTGCGATACCTCCATTCGAGAGAACGGTCTTGGACACCTTGGCCGAGAACGGTGTAGTCACCTACGGCATCGGAAAGATCGGTGAAATCTTTGCATGGCAGGGTGTCTGTGAGTCGCCCCATACAACGGACAACATGGACGGGTTTTCAAGGCTTGTCGACAGGGTTGCCTCCGATGATTCGGGATTTGTGTTCGCCAATCTTGTTGATTTCGACATGATCTGGGGTCATCGCAACGATGCTGAGGGGTTTGCCCGAGGACTTCATGACGTTGATGCCCGGATGCCGGAGTTGTTAGACGCCATGAATATGGGCGATCTGCTCATCATCACCGCCGATCACGGATGCGATCCTACGACTCCTTCCACCGATCATTCAAGGGAGCATACTCCGCTCATCGGCTATATCAAGGGTCTGGATAGGGGAGTCTCGCTGGGTGTCAGGTCGACCTTCGCCGACATCGGAGCTACCATTCTTGACTTCTATGGCATCGCCGAGAAACGTACATGGGGTGCTTCGTTTCTGAGTGAGATGAGATCCGCATGA
- the tadA gene encoding Flp pilus assembly complex ATPase component TadA: MDYKRERIGDLLIAEGMVTPEQLADALAVQAREGGKLGEIFVRQLVLSEDMIASALASQKGLEHVSLLTYPVDRAVAQLIPERMAKRNRIIPIALSDGELTLAMANPLDIESIDDVELRTGYHVRPVVTAPTQIRHAIDRYIVSADALQDIVDNAQDVDETQFDLQIAEDVPIVRLVNQLVREAVNDGASDIHFEPGEKSMTIRYRVDGVLRKVMELPASVKAGAISRLKIMSEMDIAERRRPQDGRISVRVDDRPVDIRVASLPTPHGEAITLRILNSELSFHSIDDLGLCKSHEEALYRLIKKSYGAVLVSGPTGSGKSTTLYAILHEINDPARKIITIEDPVEYQLAGVTQMAVNARIGLTFSAGLRTILRSDPDVVMVGEVRDPETAEIAIRSALTGHLVLTSIHTNNAPSALTRLTDMGVAPYITSSAIAGVVAQRLVRALCQECKIPLKVPKSRLLAAGFLPEEAASVVLFGPGGCEKCGDSGYKGRLGIFEVMEMHDEMVVAFLDRAPAERLRDLSLAAGMIPLRRDGLNKVVDGVTSLDEVDRVVFE, encoded by the coding sequence GTGGATTACAAGCGTGAGCGTATTGGCGACCTGTTGATCGCTGAAGGGATGGTAACTCCTGAGCAGCTGGCAGACGCACTGGCAGTTCAGGCGCGCGAGGGGGGCAAGCTCGGCGAGATATTCGTTCGCCAATTGGTGCTGAGTGAAGATATGATCGCGAGCGCTCTGGCGAGCCAAAAGGGATTGGAGCACGTTTCGCTGCTCACTTACCCGGTGGACAGGGCGGTCGCACAGCTGATACCGGAGCGAATGGCCAAGCGGAACCGGATCATCCCCATTGCTCTTAGTGACGGGGAACTGACGCTTGCCATGGCCAACCCCTTAGATATTGAATCGATCGATGACGTCGAGCTCCGAACGGGCTATCACGTTCGCCCCGTGGTCACAGCGCCTACACAGATAAGGCATGCCATCGATAGATATATCGTCTCTGCCGATGCGCTTCAAGACATAGTTGACAATGCTCAGGATGTAGACGAAACACAGTTTGATCTTCAGATAGCCGAGGACGTTCCTATCGTTCGGCTCGTCAACCAGCTGGTTCGCGAGGCCGTAAATGATGGGGCCAGCGATATTCACTTTGAGCCCGGCGAGAAATCGATGACCATCCGCTATCGCGTGGACGGGGTCTTGAGAAAGGTGATGGAGTTGCCCGCTAGCGTTAAAGCGGGCGCGATCAGCAGATTGAAGATCATGTCCGAGATGGATATCGCCGAGAGAAGGCGCCCGCAAGATGGGAGAATATCCGTCAGAGTTGATGATCGCCCGGTGGACATCAGGGTGGCAAGTCTTCCTACGCCGCACGGCGAGGCGATAACGCTTCGGATACTCAACTCTGAGCTATCCTTTCACTCCATTGATGATCTTGGCCTGTGCAAGTCGCACGAGGAAGCTCTCTATCGGCTGATCAAGAAGTCGTACGGCGCAGTGCTTGTATCCGGGCCTACCGGATCGGGAAAATCGACAACCCTCTACGCTATATTGCACGAGATCAACGATCCTGCCCGTAAGATCATTACGATTGAGGATCCGGTCGAATATCAACTCGCGGGAGTTACCCAGATGGCGGTGAACGCTCGCATCGGCCTTACGTTCTCGGCAGGACTTCGGACGATATTGCGATCGGACCCCGATGTCGTAATGGTTGGCGAGGTTCGCGACCCGGAAACCGCCGAGATAGCGATTCGCTCTGCCCTGACGGGTCACCTGGTTCTGACCTCGATCCACACGAACAATGCTCCGTCAGCCCTTACAAGGCTAACTGACATGGGAGTGGCACCCTACATTACGTCCTCAGCTATCGCGGGCGTAGTCGCGCAACGGCTCGTAAGAGCGTTGTGTCAAGAGTGCAAGATCCCACTAAAGGTCCCGAAATCCAGGCTGCTGGCCGCGGGTTTCTTGCCGGAAGAGGCCGCATCTGTGGTGCTCTTTGGTCCAGGAGGTTGCGAGAAGTGTGGTGACTCCGGTTACAAGGGGCGCCTTGGAATCTTTGAGGTTATGGAGATGCACGATGAAATGGTCGTTGCGTTTTTGGATAGAGCTCCAGCCGAGCGCCTCAGGGATCTGTCGCTCGCTGCCGGCATGATTCCGCTGCGAAGAGATGGCCTGAACAAGGTCGTAGACGGGGTGACCTCCCTGGATGAGGTTGATCGGGTGGTGTTTGAGTGA